In Gadus macrocephalus chromosome 4, ASM3116895v1, the following proteins share a genomic window:
- the LOC132456349 gene encoding ras-related protein Rab-9A-like: MAEATKSSLLKVILLGDGGVGKSSLMNRYVSNKFDTHLFHTIGVEFLNKELVVDGRAVTLQIWDTAGQERFRSLRTPFYRGSDCCLLTFSLDDGQSFVNLANWKKEFAYYADVRDPDRFPFVVLGNKVDAPERQVAGEDVQHWCRDNGGHAYFETSAKDATNVTSAFEEAVRRMLATSDEPAHHLLPSDAVDLRRKEPRGSGGGSRIADSGEACC, encoded by the coding sequence ATGGCCGAGGCCACCAAGTCGTCCCTGCTGAAGGTGATCCTGCTGGGCGACGGCGGCGTGGGCAAGTCGTCGCTGATGAACCGCTACGTGTCCAACAAGTTCGACACGCACCTCTTCCACACCATCGGTGTGGAGTTCCTAAACAAGGAACTGGTGGTGGACGGCCGCGCCGTCACGCTGCAGATCTGGGACACGGCAGGCCAGGAGCGCTTCCGCAGCCTGCGGACGCCCTTCTACCGCGGCTCGGACTGCTGCCTGCTGACCTTCAGCCTGGACGACGGCCAGAGCTTCGTCAACCTGGCCAACTGGAAGAAGGAGTTTGCTTACTACGCCGATGTGCGCGACCCCGACCGCTTCCCCTTCGTGGTGCTCGGCAACAAGGTGGACGCACCCGAGCGGCAGGTGGCCGGCGAGGACGTGCAGCACTGGTGCCGCGACAACGGCGGCCACGCCTACTTTGAGACCAGCGCAAAGGACGCCACCAACGTGACGTCGGCGTTCGAGGAGGCGGTGCGCCGCATGCTGGCCACTAGTGACGAGCCTGCCCACCACCTTTTGCCGAGCGACGCAGTGGACCTGCGGCGAAAGGAACCAcgtggcagcggcggcggcagcagaaTTGCCGATAGCGGTGAGGCGTGCTGCTGA